The following is a genomic window from Fundulus heteroclitus isolate FHET01 chromosome 16, MU-UCD_Fhet_4.1, whole genome shotgun sequence.
CCAAAACAGCAACTTTGTCGCTAGATTTTGAGTTTTCAGACTCCTCTAGTGACTTTTTGCTTTCAGAAAAGTGACTGGCGACAAATCTAGTCACTTTTCTCTGTGATGTTGGAGACTTAAGGGAGAAAACGTAAAAGCATTGATCGGTCTGCAGTTCACTGTTTTTAGCGAGCAGtgagtgctgctgctgcctgcagcCCGCCTGCCGAAGGAGACCCGCTCCACTGCGTGTCCACGTTTCAAATGAATCAAAAGCAAATCTGCCGCTGATCCTGCCCTGGTCTACAAAGCAGCATGTTAATCTAATTGTTTTTTCACTGAATCGTcgttgcactaaaataaatctCTGCTTGAAGAGAGAGAGCAGTCTTTCCCCTGCGTTCAAATGCTCGGCTCAGGCTGTGTCTGCAGTTTGAGCTGATCACCTCAATTAGATATTGATAACATCAAAGCTTTCTTCTCGTTatggaagcttttttttctggtaataTCACGACTTTACGCTCATATCATCACCGCTTTATTGTGGAAATATTATGACTTTGATCTCCTCATTGACAATCGTCTAATTATGGCTCGTTCCATGCACGTTTGACTcagtaataatattttttgtgttctctttttatttggaaaaagtaTCAAAGTATCAAAATAGATGCTTGTACCGATACCAAAATATTGGTATCATGACAACACTACCTCCTTCATTTATAATGCTGCTACAGACATTGATAGTAAACAGACCTTACAGTCCCCAGCAACTTTATCAGCTATGAAAGAGATGTAAAGACTATTTATAGCGATATTTAATATCACTCCCTGATGACCTCTAAATATTGATACCGTTTTTATAAACGTGTTTCCTAAATGATGTGAGTGCAGCTTTATGCAACACATGACCCATTTTAAGCGGGTGATTGGAAATATCCAGACAAACTGCAGGATGTGAGAGGATGAGCTTCTGCTATTCCAGTGCCGTTCCAACGTTTTACAAACCCACACAACCAGGATGCCACCATTTCCAAATGTCACACTTTCTAAAAAGCTAAGTttacccccaaaaaaacaacaaacttgaTGTGtgggtttactttatttttactatGACCTTTGAAAAAAGGTTTCTCACAATGCAATTTGTTTAACAATGGAGCGATAAGGTGGAGTTATTCATTATACTGTAAAACATTTGTGACCTAGTTTATCTTAAGTATGTATCAGCTGGGCAAACACAGCAAGGCGATGCTTAAAAGGAAGGCAGGCTCCAGTAAAGAATAGCTGTTGGACATTCAGTTGTTTGAATGTCCAACAgcattcaaacaaaaaaaaagcaaagtacCAAATGAGGTTAAATGCATAAAATGTGCAACTGcttttaaagaaatttaaaaagccaaattatTTTAGTAAATCTATTTAACCATATTGTAGTCTATATTATTAAGGTACTTTCTTATACCTAATTATACTTAACTATAGTAAAccgctgattttttttgtctgtgggaaaaaaaaacctgtaaaaacCGTTGTATGAAAGTTGTAACCTAAAGAATGGCTGAAGTCTTAATATTTACTTTCCAAAGTTGTGCAATAATCCTTGTAAAATCCGGTAAAATGGGACGTTGTAGTTTGTATTCCGCATTCTCAGTGACACCAGCAACTGGTTTTCTAATTCTCACTCTCACCGTGCGGCTATTGTGGTGTTAGCTATAACATGCTAACAGGAACACTGACGTTGTCAAATAATACTAAAAAAGCAAGGTACCATACTGTACTTTTAACTGTTGGCTGTACCCTGTACTAAGTGTTTAATATTTTCAGATTTCATGATCCCGTATCTATAAAACCACTTTGTGATTGGATCAGGCTAATATTTAGATGCCCACAAGCCAAGTGCTTCATAAAGTAAAGTATGTAAggtaaatgtaaaaatctaCAAAGAatcttgtttgtatttttactttgttcacattttcctGACTTTAAAATATTCTATGTATTGAATAATTTTCATGTAATGGTGCTTCTGAAGTAAACGTTTTATAGCAATATCTTCCCCCAGGAAATGTATTAACTGTATACACTTAagagtttcatttaaaaaggtaACAGATTGGTGCCTATACACCCTTTATATTTTTATGAAgccaaataaagataaatactTTTATGCAAATTATAAAGGATTTCAATATGTATCACTGTACAGTTTAAAATTAACAGTTCAATTGCTATGATAGTCATTGTATTAATATAAATGGGGAAAAAACGCATCCAAAATACACAATTAAAAAGCAATGGcatttattttcagaatttgCCATAAACTAAACAAACAGTTCACTTAAGCATTATTTGACATCGTGGATTCAAAGCAAAGGAgtacaaaaacaactttattaaaGAGCAGTATAGGCTTACGATACTATTTAGGAGTGCATATACGGCTTAGGACAAGCAAAAATAATACAGATCTGATTCATAGGTTGCAATCTCTTCTccagcttgtaaaaaaaaaaaaaaaaaaaaaaaaaagtcaaatgatGGCCCCAGTTATCTACCTTATTTACATTTCAAAGCTACCTCTATCATTGACTTAGTCCTTATTTTGTTTGTCGATAAAACTACTTATTTGTAATTTTCATTAATCATCACAGTTGCATGTTGTCCAAGTTGTTTTCCAGGTCCATTCTCtgtttgctgtctttttttttttcagttttttttttcttccaagtaAGACATAACACAGTTGTAGTGATTGTTCTGTGCAAATTTAAAgggtaattgtttttttagacatttagCAATTGAACAATTAATTAACCTGAATGTGTCATTAAACCCCATAGATGCTGCTAATCAGTATTAAAAGAAGCATGTTAATAAAACGGTTTAGCTGGTTTTATGAGTGTTTTTTTGTACTGACCTTTTGAGTGCTGCCCATTACAGAAATACACATTGTTATCCTTGTTACACCaacattgaaatattttatgaagTATGCCTTGGTAGATTCTCCAAATACAGTGTCAGTACTTGGTCAAATTTTACTAATCCTCCAACCACGCTTTAGAGAAGTCTCTCAAAACTGAACAGTGCAAAACATGATGAAATAGTGGAGAGTTTGGGTGAAGCATGTTTTAGAAATGCGTAGCAGATTTTGCAGCGGTGCAGATTGTATTATACAGAAAAGCTAGTAATCACATGTacagcacatttatttaaaatatgtatagaTTAATTTTGTTAGAAAAATTTGTTTGGCAgtcaaattttaaaaaagctaaacttatgcacacttttgtttttacaaatgagGGAATTTTGGTGTTTTTCCCATTGGCAAAACGCCACATTTATGGTTTTGCGTAGTGTCAGGAAATATTCTCTTATTTTCTATTATTCCTATCCTCTAAGAAAATAACAACAGCCATAACACAGATAACAAGAATGGCTAAGAGGATTTTCTTCAGGAAACCATAATCATTGTTCGTTCTTGGGTTAAGTTGAGCTTGTGGGGTGAACTGAATGTTGGATCCCGTGTAGATGAGTAGATGGGTTTTCTCTCTGTGAGCTACTGACGAGCTGCTGGAGTTCATCAATGCCTCTCCGTCTGACTGCCTGTAAAAGGCTGGGCGTGATTCTATATGTGTGGTCTGGATCGTAGTCATCAGATCCGTCATAGTGCTGAGTGATGTACACTTGGTCTATTGTCTGTCCAGCTCGAGGTGCTGCGTTGCCTTTGTTGACTCTAATTATGATCCGAGCTTTGTTGTGGTTAATATTCCTCCTCCGTGGATTTCTTACGTAGTCCGGGAGTGATTCTGAATCTTCTTCATAAATATTCCCAATAGTGTAGTATTGGTACCCCCGAGGAAGTGGATCCAGCAGATTTCCATAATTTCCATAATGATGCGAGCCGTAAGCAGAGGTCGGGTCAAAGGTAAGACAGATGCGGTCATGAATGTAAACTTTGTTGGCAAACCAGTGAAGCAGCTCTATAATGTTTGTGCGCTCAGAGAGGGGACAGTTGGTCAGATCACTGATGGAGTTCAGGCTTCTACGTGCGGCGTACACTGAGGTCAAAATGACGCTCACAGCCACACAGATAATGAGTTTTCTCGACATCTTCAATCCctgtaaagacattttaaagatttcagTATTCATTCATGCTGCACAGCTGCATGCTGTCTTTCACGTCAGTCACTTGAATGATTCATGCACACCTTATGCCTTTATTTAGATCAAGACCTGCTCTCTGGTGGTCcctaagaaaacattaaaaactttattcacatttaaatgcaaacaCAGTAGAAAGAGGAATGCAATTTTAAAACTAGGGCTTTACACATTTTATACCTCCATTGTTGTTGTGGTCTCATCTTTGTTTAAAGTGTTTGGTTTTGTACACTTAAGGGCAGATTAATACGTGAAGATCCTAGAGCTGACTGAGGTTATATGTTTTTTTGACTATGACCGTATAAACAGTCAAACGGGGttaacttcctgtttatttGATGAATAGATAAAGTTGCGTGTTTAGCTGTACTGCCGAGGCAAGAGAGATttaatcacaattttttttggtTGGAAGATGTGCTACCACTTTGTTTGCTGGAGAACTTGCAAGAGctataaaaaagtttaaaaaatgttgatataaaaacactaaata
Proteins encoded in this region:
- the LOC105933018 gene encoding uncharacterized protein LOC105933018 is translated as MQGLKMSRKLIICVAVSVILTSVYAARRSLNSISDLTNCPLSERTNIIELLHWFANKVYIHDRICLTFDPTSAYGSHHYGNYGNLLDPLPRGYQYYTIGNIYEEDSESLPDYVRNPRRRNINHNKARIIIRVNKGNAAPRAGQTIDQVYITQHYDGSDDYDPDHTYRITPSLLQAVRRRGIDELQQLVSSSQRENPSTHLHGIQHSVHPTSST